TGTATTAGACATGAGTATATACTGATCTGGGCAAACTTTTACCTTGCACCTTGAAAAGTTTAAATTCTTTTGCAATTTACTGCAGGTAATGTTTGCATGTAGATAAACAAATTTTTGGAAAAAGAAATAAAGCCTATGAAAGTAATAAAGTGtgcaaattatttgttttaggtATCTGCATTTTCTTCCCATTTTCTCGTAACTAGCTCAGTCattaatatacaaataaataagcaatgaATAGGTAAACAGCGTTTTTCATGTTGGAATATCGTCTGTCATCAGCAATCTATGACGTCCTCTGTTATAaggctgaaataaaaaaaatatatatccaaAATTACTCATTGTCGTCAAAAAGGACCTTCAGTATAATAAAGTACTTTGAGTTTGTCCCcatttgctattttatttttttaatttaataacttaagtGTTCTTAACAACAGGGATTTACATGCACATTGTGTTTAAGTTATAAACCTAATAActataagaatttaaaaacaaaaaataaattataatcgcACTTTGCATAATTATTCCATTAAGCCAATGCAACACCTATCAATTACTCCATACAACggtttttaagttgttttaaaATTCTGATTATAATCGATGAACTCAATTTTAAGAccaatttaggtaggtacttacttgttAAATGCATTGAATTgcattgtcatttttttattaatttaattcaatttaattatattgttttcccTGACATGATATTAATCTGCATCATGGAAAAAACTGCGTgattcaaactcaaaaacaaaatgaagtTTGATAGTAAAATACCCCAACTTTTAAGGCTAAGACACCAATTACCGGCCCCCAAATACGATTGATTGACATTTGTTCACTACAACGCATGGCTCATTACTGACGCATCTTTGAATATGCATGGAAACTTACCATACCGTTTATTTATGACATTTCCTTCACCATCAATAATGCGAAGTAAAAAAGTTTCCAAAATTGATCGTgaaaaaagtaacctatgtttGGAAAGTGGAGCTCGCGGTCGATGCACTTGGGTCCCGTTAGTGCCGAATCGCGACGTCCCGTGGGACATTATACCTGTTTTGGGTTCCTTAGCATTATCACCCGTATGGAAACCCTTACGGCAGATGTACGCGTTACCAATATGGAGGTTTTTGCACGGCCAAGTTGATTGTATGTGcttataaaaagtttatggAGTTTTGCAACGAATGAACGTTTCAAGTATGAAATTGGtgcagttttcataaaatactagGACCCATTATAAGTGGATTGCAGATAGGAtaactttcattattattttcgtattacGAGAGCATTATTAAACACTTTTCAATGGAGAAAAATACCTTTAATTTTCCATATCAACAACGTATGACCACTACAAAGAATTCCATTAACATTTACCTATCACCGTAAAAAAACTTACATCGAATCGTCCACATAAAACGCGGGCTCACTGTCAAATAGATCTAACATTTTTTAGTCTACGTGATTCACATATTAATCCAAAACATATTGAACTCATCCATTTACTCACACGTCCGCCCTTTTGTCACACCGTAGTTAGCCTATTATGTACCATATAGGGAAccaattatataaaaacaatgtgTAGTTAACAGTTCTGATAGGAAAACTGTCGTAAACATGATTTGTTTGCGTGTGTTATTATTTGGGGACCAGTTCCTGATGGCATTGACTTTGAGGAGACACCGACTGATTTAGGAGGATTGTGCTTATTGTTTTGAATGCCTGATATAGACACAGGAATTGTAACTGTAAGTAGACCtcatccttgaacatccttcgCAAGATGATGAGGTCTGCTACTATTTAGGTATTGCCAAATTGAAAGCTAACTTTGGACTACCGAAAATCCTCAGAAAGCCTAGACCCATTCACTTTACACCTactctattatttttcttaaatattatattagtagcacAGTTTGAGTTTAATTACTAAATTACTTCAGATTCCGGGTTCATCGCCAGGAATTGGAACTATGCCCGGTAATAATGACGCTACACTAGCCTATGCATCAGGTTCTATCATTAGTAGGACAACAGCTATTTAATGCACCATGTTATTGACTTATTGTGAACGCTTATTTAGACTGCATAAAACTCATTATGTATTGCTGTGCCTCAAAAGGTTCGATACAAAGGGCATACTATACACAAATATATTCCTGCATTTAAAGCTCTATTTATtggcttttgaaaaaaaacaatcagTTTTCATATTCTGTACACATACTGTGGTCTATTcaaaaatttatcaaaaaacCCTACACTTTTATTTAAAGCCTGCACACGTATGAGCATGGAGGACGTCAGACGAAGCTGGTATCCGCTAGCAGATAGCAACGAAAAACGAATCTAGAGCAATATACCACAAAACAATGATACCTTAAATTTTGGCACAGAGCGTGAGAAACTGGGTTAAACATCTTTTTGTTCGTCGTTAAGGTTAAAGctaaagtaaagtaaattaaaaagtaatggcTGAATCTTGTTTTGTTGAATTCAAACAATTGTGTGAAGCGTGTTGATTGACATTGCATTCTCAAAGCAAATAAAAGCGTAGAAGAATAAATTGATCAACGCCTGACTGTGTGAAACTTCAGAGAAGCTTTTAAGACAATAGTGTCTATTCTTAAAACACGTGTTATCTCCATATGGAGCCCCGGAAGACAGTTAATTCTCGGATTTATCCGCAGCTTCAACTTTGTCAGTAATTTACTCCAAGTATCTAACATCAGTGCGTCTACAACGCTGTCTAGATACCAATGTGTTGGGTTAAAGCAATATATTGCTGCATTGAAGTTCACACGGTAAATACCGGCTTTCGTCCATAAAGTACCTTATATCGACGTCTTTAAACTGATTAGACGAAGAAAACGCTACGAACgataaattaatcaaattcaAGAAAGATTGACTGTGACACAGTTTTTGGAactggtttttataattttgttgtgCTGCTTAGGCTGGTGTTTGCATACTTTAATAGAAATTGGACTTATCACCACCCAAGTTCACAAAAATTAATCAGTAGACGTAAACTTCAAATATCTTCATTGTAACCATACAGCCAAGAACAGAAATTTTCGAAATTATGTTATTAACCTACCTAACAAGCCGTTTAGATAAACTACAAACAGCAACCACTTTTCCCAGTTAACTAACTACATGTTTGTTCAGTTATCTTTTATTATGTCACGCAATATAATCGAAGGTACTGGAGGCTAACAGGTAGCGAACACCGAATGTTTTGCGAAACACCCTTACTGAGCAAGCGGTTACGTAAATATTCACCGACTAACCGACTTAGGTCGATTTTATCGTTTTTCCCGACAACTGCAGTCTCCAGTGCTAATGGCGGACtttctatagattttttttctgaaaaaagttGTATTGACGCAACGCATGATTGTTGTTTGTGAAAATTGTAACgtgatttttaatattattttaatagatgtTAGATAAGCTTATGTTATTTAGGTTAAATTCGGACATGCGACAGCAATCaaagttttctaaataaataagccTACATAAGAGCAGTACATTCACACAGAGTAATACATTCTTAGTCTTAATTATGAtctataatttaaatgaaatactaaATTACCGATTGACGTTTAAGAATAAATCATTCGCCCACATGCCAACCTAGATACAGAGCTTCTATATGCATGTAAACAAAGATTGATGAAAACGCTGTTTGCCAATATTGAAGAACAAAGAGATATGTTGCAAAtaaacacacagacacacatacTTAAGTGTTATAATATTGCACTTTATTATGATGTCCTTCACATTTCCAATAAAACTTGATTTTTATGCACCAGCCGCGAAATGTCACTTAGGTTTTGGTAACCTATCGCCAAGGTGTTGCACTTTGAAAATGCAAATgtattattacctatttttctttaaattattgctagaaaatacttatatccttacataatatgtattattaaataacttggTAACAAAACAACATATGTAACATATGAACTGGTTTGGATGAAATTAGGTATAAGGAATCCTCCAGTCTATTGTCTACACTCTGTTATGCTGCTACAGGACACAATGTGGGCAGGGACACACACTGTGTCCTATTAGTCCTGTGTCAAGCTAGTCCTGTCGAcataaagaagaaatatattCCTTCCAGGGCCTAGAGAAACcagtgaaaacaaaataaacaacaaatagaAAACGCTTCAGCCTCCTTGTGTCAAGATATTCAAGTCATGGTACGTCCACGCCATATTGACACAAACTATCAACAGTATTACGCTAATCATTGAGTAAGAGTCTCCATCAGAACCTTGAGTTCTACTCTTTAGGCGCATGCGAACGACATTAAGCAACGTCCAATGGCAAATTGTATTGGTACACAGTTCAAATTggcttaatttatattttaatggtttattGGTGTTAATTAGATTTATAAGTACTGTTTTGTGAAATCTTTTTTGATTAATTATCTAGGTACTTTTCCAATCTTATTAGTCATTGCCGATACTTATTAATTAGCTTGTTTAAATTTCGAAATAAGATGATATTTAATTGTATTGAGAATTGGGCACAATGGATcaatttttaagaatatttctaTAGGCAGTGTTCTATTTTATGTTACCTCTACTTATTTCATGTGTTTACTGTGtatataaatggttaaattaataaataagtaaataaataaaaacgcagATATATCAATACGTTAGGATTGGTAATACTCGTAACTATTTATTACCTCTTTCATGAAAGTTTCATAATTTCTTGCTATTGTTCATACACTAGTGTTTATAAGTCGTAAACAGTTATTGTTTTCGATATAAAACAGATAGTAACTCATACCGCTACATAACTTACCTAAATTCCtcttataagtatgtatatattttttataatcgggtaaatgtgtttatattttctttgtaaataaaaactatataaaaagtTCACTCGAATGAGTGAACGGACGATATTAAGGACCACCACCCCACGATCCAAGAACAAAGCTTAATCTTTTTTTCTCTGGCAACAATTACAAACGCAGTtaaccaaaaacaataaaatgatatcTAAGTAGCTCCCACGAATGAAAGTAAGCTAGTGAAAGAGGTTTCACTCTCAAGTTCTGAACAATAAGACGAATCTGGACCGTTTGCAACAATCTGATATACTTACTGCCATTCCTATTCTCTATCTATCCGTAGTTTTGGTAACTacagataggaatttgacgtttCTTGTATCGgggtaatgtcaaaattctttcTCTAGTTAGCAAATGAGTAGATAGATAAGATATTGGAAACGGTTAAACGTCGTACTTATTTAACACTTTTTTTGATGAAGATATGCTTCGCTGCACATTCTGAATTTGCTGTTGTTTAAAACTAGGTCTTAGCTTAGATTGTTGCAGACGTTTTAGGCATAGTTtatgagaaaatatattttttgcgtgCTCTAGATTGAGTTGTTCGAAagtcttttatgtttttatcacGTTTTAGACTTTCCTGGCTGCCTGGTTTTTATCATTTCGATGTATTTGGCGACTTCTGAGAATGATTGGTGCAATCAGATGCGTTTTCCAACAAATTAAAGTTGTACCTAGTAATAAAGACAATtatacaaagtttttaattaaggaagtaggtaggtatttcagcTCTGCACGTGAAGCTACATACCTATTATTCCGGCACTGTAGCGTACTATGcgaaagtccggttaagcagtacacggcctccttggctgaactgcgagatgccataccaaaaaaaaatgtgctatGCGCAGGACTACCTTAATAGCTTTCCATCGTCATAAAATTCAAGGAAAACCCACCATTTTACCAAAAAGGTCACCAATTAAAAGCAATCATGGTAGAGGAAGTAATATCAAAAAGTTCCAACCCTTTAAACTTTTATAGGGTCAGCTCCGCGCATGCGTTCGGTAACTTAACTTGAGATAACTTGTATACCTTGATCATTCACTTTTACATCAAGTTTACAAGTTGCCTTACTTTTATTCCGAAGGTCTACGCAATCAGTTACGACATTAAACCTTATTATGATTTACAATGGACCCTACTTTGAAATTGGCCCAAAAGTCTTTAGGAcgagtcaaaaaaaaaaaaatcaatcttTACCTACCAGATAATCatgagtagggctgccatttcgaatttcgccaaacccggacaaatatctaaaaaaacccggacatttggcgtaaatcgcattttttccccggacgagtccgatttttttgtttagcaaaacaagacctaatttttaatattaccatattacttaaattcaatgaggtccttccttacatgaaaagtcagtgccttctctagctcatgtagtacctagtattgaaagattgtgacttaatgtatttcgaaggtcataattaagaaagctcatctggaaactaggagttatataccttcttgataggttagacacaaaaatgttgaaaaatacaaacaactgtaaagtgaagtcgccgcgagcgcagcgagcgcgaaaatttttgagttttgcgtcactaaagcacctaaacttgtataaaataaaaatatccgcaagcgaagcgagcgctaaattgtttgaatattgggatattaaagtagcttaacgtaaaaaaaattgtgccaagaaaagaagccgcgagcgaagcgagcgcgaaaatttttgagatttgtgacacttcgacttctgcattattaggcgcccgggttattcgcatacccaggcaccataggttaagatggccctatgaaaaatgtccgggttttccccggacacttcttgaaaccccgcccggacggcccccggacggcctccaaacgaggacaaatccggggaaacccggacggatggcagccctaatcaTGAGTATctatttaattacctacataatttttgGGTCTTATTGATGacgttttgattaaaaaaagattCCGACGGATTGAGAACCAAAGGGGGGACCTTTGGGGGACCaacgtatgtaggtacctataattgaTGTATGTCTTAACATTAGCCCGCCGGCATGTTTATATTTGAACGTTACATTAGCACTAGAATCGAAATGGACTCTTGACGGGGGAAATATTACGTATTTtcttgaaagaaatatttttcttgttatcCAGCGTAATAGATGGAAGTTTTTTATTAACTAAACTACTATAGACTTTATGATCCTCaacatctgcccagccttttcctaAGTATGTTGGTATCGGCTGAGTCCAGTACAGAACAAgcacaaacaaaacaagaacaagtatgtatataaaaagtatatagtaagtataaaaaatactatctcGCTCctggaaaatattaaaacaaagaagAAAATGACTTACTTACCTATCTGAAAGTTTGTAGAGCGACGCAAATTCCAACTGCAACTTTTCTAATATCCCACCAAGGATTTTACactaataaatctatcttaTTGAATTTATCACTGAAGTTAacacaaaaaagtatttatattgaaaaataaaattctaaatttaaaattcgTGCGATGGCCGTACCCACCGCACCGAGTGTCGCTTCAACACTGAGATAGGTACCAACAATGTACGCTGTGTTTGTGCGGACCAAACATCCAGCTACGCCAAATGAACGCAACACCTAGCATAATAAAACTTCCTAAAATATGCAACTACTGatgcattaaaaactttttggaatcTATCTGGGATCAGTGGCCTATTTTCAAAAAGATGGCGCGATTTCTCTGATTGGTCGAGCGTCGCGACCGGTTCTTATCGATTGGTCATCTCACCGCGCGGTTTCCCTAACTTTCTTTGACCCCGATAATATCGTGTcggtatatttttttcgtgaTTGCATTTTGATAGAATTTTAATGCAATATAATTCAAGCGTTGCTTTTGTGATTGCAGGGTACGTCGCAATAAAAGGTTGTGTTAATGATTGGTTGTTTCATTAGcattcgattttttttctgCGATGTTGGGTTGACGACCCAGCCTATGGCATACCTACTTgatgattaattattaatgaTAGAGTATCATAACTACCAAGTAGGTGGCTATGACCTATTGCTATAAGACAAATTCCttaggcaaaaaaatatgtaaaaaggtAACGAGAATAGGTACGTAAGAAGACTTAATTTTCGAAAAGTTCCCTGTCTGGAGGTTGGATCTGCATATTTATCACAATATAAATCTTCTTCAAGGCCAGCGTAATGGCTACGTCAACTGAGGCCATCCAGTAGCAAGAACTCTTTACTTAATGgccaacatttattttattattcagatACTTCCTCACAAGAATATTTCGAAACGCTCAAAATTCTCAACTTTTTTCCATGTTTaacttaaaaatctttttaaagtCCCACTACTAGGCACGTGTCTGATCTAAAGTATATATTTTCGACATCGAAAGACCGATAATTTTTTTGTGAAGGGAAATAATCAGAAAAGCTCTGTGAAACAACAATGTTGCAGCAGCATAGTTTGATCACAGCAAAAGTCCCCCAAATGTTCGATCAATCTTATGTAGGTAGCCTTTTTTTCTATCCAATTAGCGAAACCCCCTGTCCTATCTCATTAAtgctatgaaatattttaaactgcaCAGCCTACTTCTCTGTAGACCCGACCTTAtcaatacctaagtaggtaagcACTTAgcgatttgaatttaaattcacTTTGACTATTGCGTATATATTATGATAGAGTAAGTTTAGTACTTAGAGAGAGAGTGTCGTAAGGCATGTCTTTAGGGTCAAGTGAGCCTTCTTCCTCCTTATCTTTGTACTGTCAGGACCAGGAAACATTGCACTGTGCATTTTATAAGAACCTAGAATGAGCAATCATCATTGAAATTAAGTTCATAAAATGTCGTAGGAATTAATGACATTTCCGTCTTCATCCGttaatttttacttactttataaGGGTTGATGAAAGAGCCCACCTCAAGCCGTTCTTTTAACGAGCTAATATCAAGAGCTAACTGACTTCCTTAAAAAACATTTAGTTTAGATAAACTGGAAGCTACAATATAATTATCCGGGTGCGCGTGTAGTTTCCAAGGGATATAGGAgacgctggcagaagctaatattaagtataaattAGAAGGATTGTTATCCTATACTTCTTCTGCTATCTGTAGCGAGATGGGTCAACAGAAAATATGATGACCTCCAGCTGATGAtgcttaattttaatacagtGACCACATATTACGTGCAGAGGATGCGTTATTGAATATGTATAGgcactaggtaggtaggtacctacacgaATTTGACTAATGACACGACAACGATGGCTGTGCATACAATACGAGAGATGTTGTAATACTAGCCCATAAATTGCAAAAACCTTCAACGCAAATTGTGTTTTGGTAGCTTCAGAGCATAACCATGCAATTTTTAAATGACAGATTATTGAACGGATGCGTTATTTTACTGCAGATAGATGTTGCATGTATTGTGGCGTGCGTGACGACCTTGTAACAGATGTGAACAAATCTTTGACGACCGCGGTTCAAGGCTCTTCGGATATTGTTCaccaaatatgtattaaattagtGCGAGCAATCAAACTATGCTAGTAACCAATAGTAGGTAATAGGAAAACCCAACGAGTCCGTAAATAGTATAAATATGTAACTGTTGtgtaaatatgataaaaaaatgaaatagagTGTCCAGCTGCGGAAGGTTGGGCTGGGAAAGGCTAATTAAAGGAGAAGATGGAAACGTCGATTGCACCAAGAAATAAGGAGCACGTTTTGGAAGGGTTGGATTGTTTAATCAACATAACAGATGTTCAAATACAGCATGCGTCCGGTGCACGCTTTGCATCCCCACACACGGTGGGCCTGAGTTTAAGATTTGCAAGCATTTCTTTCCACCACGAAAATGTAAAGATAAACGTATGAAAATCTTTATCTAGCAAATAGGAAAGTACGTAGCATAAACTAGGTTTTGTGGTTTCTGAGGGTCTATGGTCATCACAAAATATCTGTGCCATGACATTGATTGATTTGACAACTCAGTTGTCATTGCAGAAAACAACAAAGATGGCGCACCTACCTCTGCTCGGTGTTAAAACTCATTCTCAAAAAGTTTGTTCGCTTTACAAAAGAGCTCTACGCAATTTAGAGGCGTACTATGATAGACGGTAAAGTTTACTACATATTTCTTTCAACTGCGTACTTTTATTTCCTTTGTTTTCCCCGTTACGTAATTCTTAGAAACATAACCAatctaacttttatttttcagatacctttttaatttttaaagcttttcttGGCAAATAGCATGCCCGCTTGAAGTCTCATTCAAGTTCCAATACCTGCAAGGTTGTTAAAGTCTTGTTTTCAATACACAGCCCCAGTAGTGTTTGGATAAAATGAAACAGTGTACTGCTTTACTTTTAAATGCATTAAAGTCATTAGAATGTAGCTAAAAAGTTTCTAATCATCTATTTAATTCACTGTAAAAGTAGGAAATAAGGTAGTAAACATTGATCCCACACAATGTTGATATTTAAAgtataaaacatgtatttattatttacttatttgttacTGATACCTAATGTGCCAGTAAGGTATTCAGTCCACAATTTCTCCTTCATTGTTTTTAAAGTCAAGTTATTGACTGACATAGTAGAGTAATATCATTCTCAGCTTCAAGGAGGATGAAACCACCAAACAATTAgttgccaaataaataaaaaaaattctatACCATTCCAGCAATGTGTACCGTTACCAAGCGGTGCTCCTCCGCGACAGGTTCGACAAGAACGCCAAGGTCACCGACATGAGGAAAGCAGTTGAGCTGCTGAAGGAGGGCGAGAATGAATTGTTCATGTTGCAGCATCCTATTCCCAGAAACTGTAAGATATTCtcctttttattgtttctaaaaTACTGATATTTATTCTGAAGTAATGCTTTCAGCTACATGGGATAGCAGGCAGTATTTAGGTGTAAAATATTCTACaaaatcttgttatttttatttaaaaactagctttcACCCGGTTCAAGTTCAGTTTATCGCATTTCCAagggaactcttcaaaagtccaggataaaaactatcctatgttctttctcaaggtcaactctatctctgtcccaaattttattaaaatcagttcagtggttcagacgtgaaagcgtaacagacagacagagttactttcgcatt
The DNA window shown above is from Helicoverpa armigera isolate CAAS_96S chromosome 25, ASM3070526v1, whole genome shotgun sequence and carries:
- the LOC110377624 gene encoding NADH dehydrogenase [ubiquinone] 1 beta subcomplex subunit 9 yields the protein MTLIDLTTQLSLQKTTKMAHLPLLGVKTHSQKVCSLYKRALRNLEAYYDRRNVYRYQAVLLRDRFDKNAKVTDMRKAVELLKEGENELFMLQHPIPRNFATSVGGVAHERVVTPPDWVIDYWHPLEKAHYPEYFKRREERKKEFIAMWEKEYGPADKKDEKH